GTCCCTCTCAGTTTTAGCCAACTTTAAGGAGCCGATGTCGGGATGGATTGACAATCTTCACGGAATCGTAGCCTTAATTTACGGCAATGCTCACGGGATCCTCCGCCTACTGTATGTCAATCCCAAGGCGGAGGCGTTATTAGTTCCTGGCGACTATTGCGCAAACGTGGCCCTGGCTTCCGGATGGCATGTGGCCAAAAGAACTCTTCAACCGAACTCGTCACCGGCGGTAAGGAATCCGCCATCCATCTACACCCTCGCCACGGCCAAATCGAATCCGATTACTTTTGGAGAAGGAGTGAAGTTGGGAATCGCACGTAACCATAAGATTCCGGTCACCAAAACAATTTGGTTTCCATTCGCCCACTTCACCACCTGTCCTTGGCTATTTAAGTTGGGGTGTATATTCTATCATCTGCTGCCTGGTTATCTGTTTGATCTTCTCCTACGGATTCAAGGCAAAAAGTCCATCCTGATAAAGAGTTATCACAAGATCCACGAAGCACTGGTGCTGCTGTACCCCTTTAGTGGAAAAACATACattatggatatgaaaaatacCAACCAGATGTGGAAGTCTATGTCACCGGAAGATAAGGCAATATTTCCCTTCGATATGGCCAACCTGAACTGGGAGGAGTACTTCAAAAGAATTCTGACCGGCATGCGCGTGTTCCTCTTCAAAGAGTCCTGGGATACCTTGGAACAGGCCAAGCGGAGACTATTCAGGTGCGTAGATCTTCGATTTGGTagcaactattaaaatatgtatgctCTCCCACTTTTAGATTTTACTTAATGCATCGCGCTTTTCAACTGGTACTGTGTCTTGTGTTTGCCAAATTAATTTGGATCACGTAcaattttgttcttaattcaTGTTTTAAATCAATTGATGTTTGTCTAGAACCCTCGACAATCAACTTTCCAAGTATATAATACATgctaaagtttataatttgaaaattaaaagggttacattaaaaacaagagagaacgctatagtcgggttggtgtcccgactatttaatacccgtcactcagctaaaggaagtgcaaacgctgtactcgactataatcgtagctcagctaaagggagtgcgagggagatagatatatgtatatattttgattgcgtataactttttaatggatggtccgatttgaaaaatgtcttctacatttcgatagatataaatatacacaacaaaattgcatttatacttctcggaaatctttaaagatgtgggtgcaggacccattttaaaatcgttagtgggcgattagagggggcgtggcgctcggctgaaataaacttgcgctgcgtaggaggcccaagaatatgtgtggaaaatctcaaccttctagcttttgtagtttcccagatctcagcgttcatacagacggacagacggacatggctagatcgactcggatagtgaccctgatcaagaatatatatactttatagggtcggaaacgcctccttctacctgttacatacttttgcacgaatctaatatacccttttactctacgagtaacgggtataaaaagaatcaaattatagaacaaatttttttacccgttacttgtagagtaaaagggtatattgtattcgtgcaaaagtatgtaacagggagaaggaagagtttccgaccccataaagtatatatattatatgatggacgttgatgcactacaagcagtacaaacaagtgatcagggtcactagccgagtcgatatagccatgtccgtctgtccgtccgtatgaacgctgaaatctcggaaactacaaaagctagaaggttgagattttccacacatattcttgggctttctacgcagcgcaagtttatttcagccaagcgccacgtcccctctaacacccacaatcgccccctaacgattttaaaatgtgtctggcgcccacacctttaaagatttccgagaagtataaatgccattttgttgtgtgtattaatacctatcgaaatgtataagacatttttcaaatcggaccgttcattaaaaagttatgcgcaatcaaaaaatgttatatatccatctccctcgcactccctttagctgagtgacgggtattaagaTAGTTAgcacaccaacccgactatagcgttctctcttgttttttattcaaaaacagaaaagataAGAAATATGTATCtgtattttattcattaaaaaaatcatttttcttgatttttcagCTAAGGAGTATAAACTTAAGGAAATTCAGTGGGTGATACATTAGCAAGATTCAACTCCTTATCTCAATTACACTAGTTATAATTTAAGTATTAGATAAAAAACATGCAACATTTCAGTTCGGCCAACTACGAAATATTTGCAGTGCACTCAACAGCTGAGTGGCGTTCAAGCCATGGATAATGCGGAGACAACAACAAACCAGGTAGATTGGCGGGCAGGTGTAAAATTTCGGAACACGCACACTCTGGTGATTGTAAATTCTGAATTTTATATAGACATCGAGAGTGCATAGATTGGCAGAGCTGCTAAGTTAGACATTTCCAAGCTAAAGCTAGCtattaaacaaaagaaaatatctaTTAAGAACTTaactttaaaaaccaaaatgaatgacaaatatgttaaaaaattcatCTTCTTGGATCACCTACAAAACACAAACCATTATGGTATTCCCTAAACGGTTGAATTGTTTAATTTCGGTCAgttgttaatcagctgtttttTGGTATCTCCAGTAATTTAAGGCATTAACTagcaatacaaatacaatttttaatgttatagGTTTCGTACAATTTGACAACATATTtaaagcagggaccgtaaataagagttatttgtgatttttatttttattttaaaaggcctactgagatttgtacaagttttaattaacaatttaactggtttttatgcactttatagacatgaacaaataacagttaatttgctttccagatttgttggaatgcatatactttgtggacaagagtaaaaataacgttatttttgacgtttaaaacaaaatatcacagtagtctttttaaaataaaaatcacaaagaactgttatttacggtccctgatttaaaggctgtttaaaaattcaataggAACGCTTTAAGGTCGTTTCCTTAATTGCAGAAATTTTCAGCTAAATTTATCAGTTCAGCCAGTCAACAGATTAAGGTATACATAGGATATAAAACATTGAAGGATGTGCAATCCTTTAAGAACATTTAATTAACGTAaagaaaaattcaatattttattgatttaaaaattctaattaaatttttattttattatgacgacaagaaaataattaatattatgaatactttgtatgcattttattaatttatcaataCTCCAatgcagaaaataaaaatattttcaaaacattCATAGTTATAGCTTTTTTTTGGCTCCTTTTAGTGGGCAGCACTGCAAACAGCTCTATCGCTTATAAAAACAGTTCTCCGCCGCATCGAGAATTCAGTTGCTTCAGAACAGCGGCGGGAAGACAAAGCAATCTGGAATCTTGCGTCTTAGTTTGGGATTTGAGTTTCTGGAAATTCAAAGTGCAAAGTAGCAGGCAGCTGATAAGCGCGGCTTGACCCGGGAGAACCGCCAACGCAATGGGGACATTTAATATAACAGTCATATGGCTAGTTCTAACGCTGTGGGTGAGTATCCCAATCCCAATGGATTCCTctttatttctatatttaaacgtacatatgtatatgttttacCAGCTACCCCATGGACTGTCCATGGGAAATAGTTGTTCGGCTTCGGTTCTGGAGGGCCGCAGGTTTTTCGAGTTGGAAAACGAACAATTGCGAAGGCGTTTTCACGAGGAATTCCTGTCCGGCTACAACTACAATACGAATGTCTCTGAGGCGAATCGTCAGGCCATGATCGAGGTTTACGCCCGGAATGCGGAGCTCAACAAACGCCTGGCCCAGAAAATAAAGGCCTCCGACTACCTGCAGTCCGAGGATGCAGATGTACGCCGTCAGGCCGAGCACCTCTCCAAGCTGGGAGCCTCCGCCCTCAATGCCGACGACTACTTGGCCCTCCAGAATGCCGTTAGTTCGATGCAGACGAACTATGCCACCGCCACAGTGTGCTCCTATACGAATCGCACTGATTGCTCCCTCACCCTGGAGCCGCACATCCAGGAGCGCCTGTCCCACAGCCGAGATCCTGAGGAGCTGTCCTGGTACTGGCGGGAGTGGTACGACAAGGCGGGAACACCCATGCGGGATCACTTCGCCGAGTACATCCGTCTGACGCGAAAGGCCTCCCAATTGAATGGTGAGTCGATAACCCGCTGTCTGACCTGAAACGGGGAAATTGTCTGGCCGACACGGTGATCATCCTGCATTAGGTGCATCCTAATTAGGTTATCCATTTGGCATTTATCTGTGGCACAGGAAAGGAAATAGTACTGTTTATTTATACATACTTTTAATCTATTTTTGGCAAGTGTTTTGGTTCCTATTccctaaaaatctaaaaatagcTCACTATCAACTGCAGTGCTATAACAGTTTGTATACAAtactattatttaatattaggtCATTAGGGGCTATCATTATTCCAGACTTTGATTAACATGAAACCTATTTTAATGTCATTTTCCTTTCAATATATAGGCCACCGATCCTATGCCGACTATTGGGTGCAGTTCTACGAGGACGCGGACTTTGAGCGACAACTGGATGCCACATTCAAGCAGCTGCTGCCCTTCTACAGGCAGCTCCACGGCTACGTGCGCTACCGCCTGCGCCAGCACTACGGTCCGGATGTGATGCCGGCGGAGGGGAACATCCCGATCAGCCTGCTGGGCAACATGTGGGGTCAGTCGTGGAACGAGCTGCTCGATCTCTTCACTCCCTACCCGGAGAAGCCGTTCGTGGACGTGAAGGCCGAGATGGAGCGCCAGGGATACACGGTGCAGAAGCTCTTTGAGCTGGGCGATCAGTTCTTCCAGTCGCTCGGAATGCGCGCCCTGCCTCCCAGTTTCTGGAACCTGAGTGTGCTGACCCGTCCCGACGATCGTCAGGTGGTTTGCCATGCCTCCGCCTGGGACTTTTACCAGGACAGCGATGTGAGAATTAAGATGTGCACCGAAGTCGACTCCCACTACTTCTACGTGGTGCACCATGAGCTAGGGCACATCCAGTACTATCTGCAGTACGAACAGCAGCCGGCCGTCTATCGGGGAGCCCCTAATCCTGGCTTCCACGAAGCTGTGGGCGACTTGATTGCCCTGTCGGTGATGTCCCCAAAGCACTTGAAAGCCATTGGTCTGATAGACAGTGGTAGACTGGACGAGAAGAGTCGAATCAACCAGTTGTTCAAGCAGGCTCTCTCCAAGATTGTCTTCCTGCCCTTCGGCTATGCCGTGGATAAGTATCGCTATGCAGTTTTTCGCAATGAACTGGACGAGTCTCAGTGGAACTGCGGCTTCTGGCAGATGCGATCCGAGTTTGGCGGCGTCGAGCCACCAGTTTTCCGCACCGAAAAAGACTTTGACCCGCCGGCCAAGTACCACATTGATGCGGATGTGGAGTACCTTCGCTACTTTGCCGCCCACATCTTCCAGTTTCAGTTCCACAAGGCCCTGTGCCGTCAGGCCGGACAATATGCCCCCAATGACAGTCGCCTTACGTTGGACAACTGTGATATCTTCGGCAGCAAGGCGGCTGGACGAACTCTTAGCCGGTTCCTCTCAAAGGGCAACTCCCGCCACTGGAAGGAGGTTCTCCAGGAGTTCACGGGCGAGACGGAAATGGATCCAGCTGCACTTTTAGAGTACTTCGATCCGCTCTACCAGTGGCTCAAGCAGGAGAACAGTCGGTTGGGCGTCCCACTTGGCTGGGGACCTACGAACAGTAAGTAGTTTTTAGTATTCGATAAAATATTCTGctgaatttaaagaaataaaatggtttgtTAATTTATACCTTAATTTTTGCAGAGATCCCTTCGGATTGCTGTGGAACATTCAGCACCTAGACTAAGCCATCCTGAACTTGACTTGGGGTTGTTGAGACccgcaattaaatatgtttaatctGTCattagaaacaaaaaaaaaataaacaattttaagaacTCTGTAATTAATTCCACATTTCAGCaatgatatttaaattgatatttattGTATCGATTCATTCGTATCGTTTCTTTCGTTTCATTAATAAATTGCCATTACAtaatacactttttttaacgatatcatCCCCAATattcattaaaacaaaaaatatataaattatattctttCGTAAATTGCGTTTCTTTATCAACCACAAATTTGTATATGTTTCGGTCAGTGTAAATTTTCGATATCTTGCTTGCCTTTTTGTACACAGCAAAAGCTTTCAAAAGTTCATCTCAAATCTAATTGATGAGTATAGCTTGATAATACCTTGAATAACTTGGTTAGAATATGATCATTCACGTCAGGCTTAATACATATTAGGGAGCTAGCTTCTAAACATTaaactgtaataaaaaataaattaaaaaatcacatttaaaaaaatatattacaatgcAATACATTCGGGGCGACATGGAAATCTCATCATCATCTTAAACatcgaaaattaaattgacttGAAAAAGATTATTGTATCTTTTGACCCATGATATTCGAATTTTTATTCGCCGTTCAAAACCAGCCCTTAATGGTTTTCCCGATATGTCTGACATATCTGAGCCAAGATATTCAAAGCTAAATTCAACGCTATTATTTTGCGACTTGTGCTGCAGTATATTTATATTGCTAGTATATCGATGTTTCAGTGATCTTGTTGATATCAAATTTCCACAGATTTTGATTGGTAGTCTCTTTTAGAATTGTGTGTTTAAAATCGAATAAAGAACAGTGAATTATGATCGCGTGGATTAGAATTCCAATCGTTCAACTTCATAAggtgttttaattttagattataagGAATTTGTTTTGAGAAATAAAACATTCTAAGAACTAACAATAAATATtggaaattgtttaatttttgattaggTAATATATGTAAATCTTGTTTCATTTTGCAATCTCCCGTGTTATGCTTGTGATATGGGAAATACTCAACGGTATTTACGGCGGTTTATCATATTTCGCGTTTAAACCTGTTATGTGGTAAAAATGGTATATGTAAttagtatataaatattatatacaaTGCGTTTCAAGCTTAGGATAGTCCCACATTAAAATCGTTACGAAAAGTATATAGAtatacctaaaaaatttttcggcAGTACAGAACTCCGTATTCAAATGCAACTGACTTCCAGTTTTTGAAACGCAATGTACAACTGCTCGGGGGATTTGCTCCAATACTTGAGCTTTACATATATATGCCTAGGTTTTGTAGTTTTAATGATAGGATTATTGGACTAACAGTAAGATCAGCTAGGTTTCGCTTTGAGATGCAGATACATGTTcgtataatataattttgctTTCGATTCGCGATTACGAAACTAAGACTTAACAGGGCTATAAAATCAATTCAGATATTCATATGTATAGGCCAAGAGTTTAGTTTTGGTTAGTGCTACGTGAGTTGGAACAATTCGATTTAGTTTTTGTTGGATAGTATGCATTCTAACAAAACATTTCAGAGTCAACGCAAATAATGGAACTAGATCTATTAATTCGATGCGGAATTTTAAGCATTTTAGATTTATGTTTATACAATTTGAGTAATACATAGATGCATATAAGGATCTTATCCTTTACTACTTAGCGATTATTattgaatacaaattttttgtgtttattatttaatattaaacgtGAAAAGTGGTACGCTTACATTCAAAGACATTTTCATCGTTTCgcgaaaaacatttataaaccGTTCATATGTTTTGGGTTTCAATATCAAGAACGAGGGACCATGGCAAGCTTTATGAGATGAGAGTTGATAgaatgagtgtgtgtgtgaactTTCTGcacttttgaatttgaattgacTCTTGGAGAAATGTCGTTTAATTGACCCTTTCCGAAGTGTTGGCAGCGGCTGCTATTTGAGTTGGCTTCTGTTCTTGAACTTGGCTTAGTCCAAGAACGGGTTTTGTCATACGGGCCGCGAGTGGTGGGCATGTTGGTGTGAATGTGGATGCGGCTGGGTGACACTGCTGATGCTGTGGTTGCTACTGCTGGTGCTCGCTccgccgccaccaccgccgcccccCTTTTGTCTCGtgggtggcggcggcggcggtgcctGTCTCATGCGCTGCTGCAGGATCCTGGGCAGTTGCGGATGCGCCTTGTGCTGGGCTGGTGGTGCGGGTGGTGGCGCCGGCCTCTGATGGTAGTGGTTGGccgcctgctgctgttgttgctgctgctgctgcatttgcTGGTGCTTGCCCATCGAGGAGGCAGCCGACGAGGAGCCGGAGGCCCCCGATGTGGAGCTCGTCGAGGCGTGCGAGGTGGTGGACCCCGTGGCCAGTTTGGTGGGCAGTCCGCCGCTGGCTGCCGGCGAGGCCATGGCCCTGGAGCTGACCACACTCGCACTGGCACCTCCGGGAGCCTCTGTCATCTTGGGCAAGGACACTGGCGCATAGGAGCCATCGTCCTCTTCGTCGGAGCTCAAGGAGTTCGCATCCGATGGCGTGCGAGACCTCGACGGCGGCGACAGCGCATCCTGCTCCTGCAGGAACACCCGAAATCCCTGTATCGACTCGTTTAGGGCCCACAGCTGTGAGAGCAGCGAGAGATCCAACTGCCTCAAGCCGTACATCTCCCTGCGCAGGATGGCCAGCTGGTTGTCGATGGTGGACGAGGTGGCTCCCGTGCTGCTCGAGCTGTTGGTGGGCGTGTGACCCGGCCCAGCGCTGTGTGTGCTTGAGGCGCGACTGTGTACGGACTCCCGGTCGCTGAGCGACTCCTGTGTGGAGGAGAGGCTCCCGTGCCGCTGGCCATGCCCGTGTCCGTTGTAGCTGCGATTCCTGgaggccgccgccgccgacgAGGAGGTGGAGGGGCCCAGGTAGAGTTCTCCGGCGGCTGCCGTGAGGGCGGAGACACTGGACGCCGGCGAGGCTGTGCGGGGAAGCGGCCCAAGGGCCACGGGAGCCGCCGTGGCGGCACTCAGACTTTTTGGCAGTGGCGGCAGACCCGTCAAATGCGGCTGGGcatcgctgctgctgttctCCATTCTCATTCGATAAAGCTTactgtctctctctctgcgGTTTCTTCTTGCTGGTGATCTTCTGGAGGATTGAAGTAGAACTAGAACTAGGAGTAGAACTAGAACGCGGGCTTAGTGCACGTTGAACTTCCAGCTCTGGCGGCACATGGGGCACTGTTTGTTCAACGGTTGCAGGTTCAGCCACTTGACGATGCAGTGCATGTGGAAGCAATGGGAGCAGACACCCCACACCAGCGGGCAGTCGTCACCGGGCAGCGCGCACTCCGGGCAGGTGCTCTCGAAGGACATGCGACAGATACCGCAGTTCTCGTCATTCGCTATCCAACGCCAAGTTGCAACTCCCGTCCATGACTTGATTGTTACTTTCATTTTGCGCACATTTGCCTTACACTGCGATTGTCTGGTTCGCCCCCGCTTAGCGTTGCATGGAATAGGGGTCCTTGAGCCAGTGGAGCGGGTGTTTTTCGGTCGTTTCCGAGTGTTTTTCGCAAAATATTGCCTTTTTTCTTTAGGCTGCTGAAAATAGGTCGATAGGTCTTGACATCGATTGCGCGATAGGTGCTGTTGGTGGCCGAAACGGAGACTGAGCTATCGATAAAGCATTGTGACTTGGAGATGGCCTAAGTGGGCGATAGTTATGAAGTGCTGTATCCTCAGGAATTCAAATTACAAATCCACCTAAAACTGcgtaaaactataaaaaaatccttatttgtgacaaaaaaatatttctaaaaatgtttcaaacatgtactttattttaaacctAATATTTTAAGGTATTGAACTTATCTATTAGTTTATTAtctaggatgccttgacttttaaaaatttgacaacattttggagtagataataaaataaaaaaaaaacggttttattggtataataaatccaataaaatatcctcatgaaaacgctttaaaaccaaattaaagcatacagtCGACAGTACAGTAATAGATTCCATGAATAAAAAAGTAGTTTCATTTaagattaaatttttagaactgGTTTTCCAGAGAGAGATTTTCAGCTTTGACGTCGAATTTTAAAGGCACGGGAAATGGTTGAGattggggactattttttaggaacgccgtgatgtattgattAGGGTAAGTCCAAAAACATAGGCCACATAATTTCAAAAGTCCGCAAACATGGGTTTTTTGAATTCTTAgatataccgcggaacctttAAGGGATggaatataaatttgtatggtACTTTTaatcaggagcacccaaatagcatgaaaaactagaaatggtttGTGGAAATTGCTGTGTAACTGAGCAATATGTGATTATGTTAGAGGTGTAGAATTTTTCATTACCATCGGTTTTAGCGGTAAGTattaaaaatctttgaaaCCCAGTGACAAATAACATATTTCAGGTTATTGTgaactacactcataaaaattaatttctaaattttggaaatctcgccattgaatcggcctacctttgaaaatagaaaaaaaatttcttgttattagaaaattggcctttgaatacagaaaacctttcttgatggaaacaattcaagaaagaatttttcttaaaaatagaaaaatgaaaatctcatatgtctgttttgccgtcgcagccaaaacatttttgtacgtattttaggacaaaatcacctttgaatatatgaatgaaatgaccctagaatataggaaagtagccattgacttccttcggctgccgaatgttaacgacaagaaaaacgaagtgggacgaagggcctactcggcccgactactatccggctaccgacttctctgatcccccgagcgtcagttgtgaaaaaaattcgtgagtgatggacgtgattttcaagcggataagaggtgaagcctttttccgaatattcaaaggtatgtaaatatgtatataattttttgtatagcgggcgtacaattgtatgtatgtaattaaaggatacatttcaaatctctttaacAAGCGTGtaccaatttaggtgaattgttttttagctaagagctacgtacatacatacatttgtacataaatttgtgggtgtacagttctagaataactttatcttattactcgcattttatttatttttcagagtgaaaatacctgcagttgcaacagccaaataatttgtttgtcgaagctgtaattttgttttaaaaccttctaaggtaagaaaaatatgttgtatttgtttgacatacttatgtatgcatgtaaatatctatgcatgtacgcggctcacccgatctgaaacccgattttcaaccctttcatattctgctcctctctctcgctcgcttgacctacgcgtcgcgacgtttctctctactccttcttaaaattgtcatgatctgacctgcttacattcggtctcccttcgcgcaaaggactgtatgtaaatatatatgtatgtatgtggctCTTTCTGAAAttagattttcaacccttccttcttcattttctacctgtcttgctcctctctcggtcgtctgaccaacgtgtttgtattttggctattattaacattacattattatctattatttaaaaacatctaTCTAttcttatctaaaaacaaatcattgatatcccaataactctttttttccagatgaggaaagccgaagaaaataattttttatgcctgCAACTACATATTTggttataataatgttttcttaagtcaaaaatgtgttatttaaaattgtttaaatgttcagtgttaaatgttttaaatttaaataaataaaatatgcaaaagaaaaaaccaagttacattttatttttagggtttcagtgttaatataaaacttcccttcaagaaatattatttcttaaatcaagaaataaaatttcttgaaaggaaatttaaacaagaaagaatttttcttgttcaaaaggtgcctttctaaaaaaccctttcttgttttaagaaatttaatttcttgaaacaagaaacaaaccacctttgaaacaagaatcgcctttcttgttttaagaaatattttttcttgtttttatggtggctttctaaacaaccctttcttgttttaagaaatttaatttcttaaaacaagaaatattttttctggttttaatggtgcctttcaaaaaaaccatttcttgaaacaaaggtgaggtcgcctttggcaaaaattcaagaaagaattttctagattttaaggaaattcttcgatttttttttatgagtgtacaaataaattttccgTCTTTCAAACTATTCTAAATTATATAGAGTTTAGTAACGGCTTGAAATCATTCTCAGTCAActactttaaaacattttcaatatCATGGTCACGTTCTCGAGCCGAAGGGCAATCAATATAAATTTTCGGCAATCGCAGGTCGGAGCCCAGGTCAGATCTTTAATCAGCAAAACGAACGTCTCGTGTCCGACACAACTTCCGAAAGCTTATGCTCATGCTCCACCGGATCTGATGGGGCTCTCTGGTTGCCTTGTGTTTTGCTGTTTTGTTGTTGGGGGCTGGTGGAGTTGCTGTCGTCCCCGGTTAATTCGCATACAGTTCAGCCAGCTCAGTCAGCCGACGATTGTTGAACCCGACAGACGTGCGCGCTCGATCGGCGAGCTTTACTCGATTTCTTGgttgttttttgacaatttcgcGTTTAAAGCGTGATCACGCTAAATTGCTTTTGTGTTTCAATTGTGTGGCGTAGCTCCGGTTCTGTGGAACATAACTCGAGATCAGCATAAAAAAGATCTGAATGTGAAAAGAAAGTTAAAACAGAAAGGAGTTGATTGTATAATAACCGCAAGGAGCCGCTGGAAAAGTCCAAACAAAAACGTCTGTGAAGTGAACGTCTTGTGAGAgtggaaaaaatcaaaacacaaaaagtaatGTACAACAAAACAGCGTTGTTTAAGAACCTGTAATTGAAAACGCACTTGAGTACACCCATACAGGCAagagtaaaacaaaaataagccCAATAATACGCTATACAACACGTTGTTGACCCTGAAGGCAGAGCCTCGTGATTTTCCAAGAACATGTAAACCCCCCCTCAGTCACAAACTCGCTGATGGCAATTATTTAGCATAAGAATTTTTGTTGCAG
The genomic region above belongs to Drosophila takahashii strain IR98-3 E-12201 chromosome 2L, DtakHiC1v2, whole genome shotgun sequence and contains:
- the Sgp gene encoding fatty acyl-CoA reductase wat isoform X2; translated protein: MQTDILKFYQNKTVFVTGGTGFLGKVIIEKLLRSTDVKRVYFLVRTKRKENVEGRFEAWKKEPVFEALLRVKPKALHLVTPISGDCSEPGLGLSEGDRRVLTTEVHVIIHSAASIRFVEPLHNALKINTRATRLMIQLAKEMQCLEAFVHISTAFSNCPKDHIEERFYPELLTLPANKVLEFNETLSPELLNNIAPGLMGQFPNTYTYTKALAEQVVQMEAQDLPICIFRPAIILANFKEPMSGWIDNLHGIVALIYGNAHGILRLLYVNPKAEALLVPGDYCANVALASGWHVAKRTLQPNSSPAVRNPPSIYTLATAKSNPITFGEGVKLGIARNHKIPVTKTIWFPFAHFTTCPWLFKLGCIFYHLLPGYLFDLLLRIQGKKSILIKSYHKIHEALVLLYPFSGKTYIMDMKNTNQMWKSMSPEDKAIFPFDMANLNWEEYFKRILTGMRVFLFKESWDTLEQAKRRLFRFYLMHRAFQLLRSINLRKFSG
- the lmgA gene encoding anaphase-promoting complex subunit 11, with amino-acid sequence MKVTIKSWTGVATWRWIANDENCGICRMSFESTCPECALPGDDCPLVWGVCSHCFHMHCIVKWLNLQPLNKQCPMCRQSWKFNVH
- the Acer gene encoding angiotensin-converting enzyme-related protein; translated protein: MGTFNITVIWLVLTLWLPHGLSMGNSCSASVLEGRRFFELENEQLRRRFHEEFLSGYNYNTNVSEANRQAMIEVYARNAELNKRLAQKIKASDYLQSEDADVRRQAEHLSKLGASALNADDYLALQNAVSSMQTNYATATVCSYTNRTDCSLTLEPHIQERLSHSRDPEELSWYWREWYDKAGTPMRDHFAEYIRLTRKASQLNGHRSYADYWVQFYEDADFERQLDATFKQLLPFYRQLHGYVRYRLRQHYGPDVMPAEGNIPISLLGNMWGQSWNELLDLFTPYPEKPFVDVKAEMERQGYTVQKLFELGDQFFQSLGMRALPPSFWNLSVLTRPDDRQVVCHASAWDFYQDSDVRIKMCTEVDSHYFYVVHHELGHIQYYLQYEQQPAVYRGAPNPGFHEAVGDLIALSVMSPKHLKAIGLIDSGRLDEKSRINQLFKQALSKIVFLPFGYAVDKYRYAVFRNELDESQWNCGFWQMRSEFGGVEPPVFRTEKDFDPPAKYHIDADVEYLRYFAAHIFQFQFHKALCRQAGQYAPNDSRLTLDNCDIFGSKAAGRTLSRFLSKGNSRHWKEVLQEFTGETEMDPAALLEYFDPLYQWLKQENSRLGVPLGWGPTNKIPSDCCGTFST
- the Sgp gene encoding fatty acyl-CoA reductase wat isoform X1, giving the protein MQTDILKFYQNKTVFVTGGTGFLGKVIIEKLLRSTDVKRVYFLVRTKRKENVEGRFEAWKKEPVFEALLRVKPKALHLVTPISGDCSEPGLGLSEGDRRVLTTEVHVIIHSAASIRFVEPLHNALKINTRATRLMIQLAKEMQCLEAFVHISTAFSNCPKDHIEERFYPELLTLPANKVLEFNETLSPELLNNIAPGLMGQFPNTYTYTKALAEQVVQMEAQDLPICIFRPAIILANFKEPMSGWIDNLHGIVALIYGNAHGILRLLYVNPKAEALLVPGDYCANVALASGWHVAKRTLQPNSSPAVRNPPSIYTLATAKSNPITFGEGVKLGIARNHKIPVTKTIWFPFAHFTTCPWLFKLGCIFYHLLPGYLFDLLLRIQGKKSILIKSYHKIHEALVLLYPFSGKTYIMDMKNTNQMWKSMSPEDKAIFPFDMANLNWEEYFKRILTGMRVFLFKESWDTLEQAKRRLFRFYLMHRAFQLVLCLVFAKLIWITYNFVLNSCFKSIDVCLEPSTINFPSI
- the lmgB gene encoding signal element on autosome protein 2 yields the protein MRMENSSSDAQPHLTGLPPLPKSLSAATAAPVALGPLPRTASPASSVSALTAAAGELYLGPSTSSSAAAASRNRSYNGHGHGQRHGSLSSTQESLSDRESVHSRASSTHSAGPGHTPTNSSSSTGATSSTIDNQLAILRREMYGLRQLDLSLLSQLWALNESIQGFRVFLQEQDALSPPSRSRTPSDANSLSSDEEDDGSYAPVSLPKMTEAPGGASASVVSSRAMASPAASGGLPTKLATGSTTSHASTSSTSGASGSSSAASSMGKHQQMQQQQQQQQQAANHYHQRPAPPPAPPAQHKAHPQLPRILQQRMRQAPPPPPPTRQKGGGGGGGGASTSSSNHSISSVTQPHPHSHQHAHHSRPV